GGAAGAGTTCGTGCGACCCGTTCTCGTCCGCGGGGTGAACCGCGAGCTCGGAGGGCGGGAGGGCGAAGATGAGCCAGCCGTTCCCCGCGTCCACGTGCGGGAACTTGAGGACGTCGCGGAAGAACGCTCGGTCCGCCTCGGCATCGGTGCTGTAGAGGATGACGTGGGCTCCGGAAATCATCGGGAACGCGCGCTGGCACCGATGTGCGGTCGCTAAAGGATTGCGGTCCTTCGCGATGTGGGCAGGGTGTGCGTCATTGAGCCGTCCTGGCGGTTTGACCGGATGGAGGAGATCTACAGGGTCGATACAGCAGGG
The Thermoplasmata archaeon DNA segment above includes these coding regions:
- a CDS encoding extradiol dioxygenase gives rise to the protein MISGAHVILYSTDAEADRAFFRDVLKFPHVDAGNGWLIFALPPSELAVHPADENGSHELFLMCDDLQATVTALRRRKVACSPPDEREWGTIVSVSLPGGSKLGLYQPKHRRAHS